In Osmia lignaria lignaria isolate PbOS001 chromosome 5, iyOsmLign1, whole genome shotgun sequence, a single genomic region encodes these proteins:
- the LOC117604775 gene encoding uncharacterized protein LOC117604775 gives MLQQRGSSVTTPPAMSSSNMFPQQYCLRWKYHHSNLQIMFLQLLERQAYCDVTLACEGKTLRAHKTRLSSLLKTAEDLHIKGLAEVSWRNDSTQNEMSNSGHSPGAATPGVETVLREGDAVEPPPPKQKRRGRPPLDDPPSVHDVFTPKITCITGNEEMMSEGGDHESWDDEMMMNENNETPLPVLSYMSKDENISDQEKKAPTTPSNSNATNLSIPEQFRDVVKMNDYLTTGRRQEFWEEPFTRRVMDAIKSKELEMKTAAEILGVSYGTLYGRYRDSYGCLKHPYRVRDFWSEPGPAEVLAKLRRKEITLFRAAEFLNVTVHTLATYLSTLQGPDRISLAGDLSVAASTVDGNNEAMENNDSMNDILQKINANVATTTGTPTTSTPIKREGGGYIEVPTPVPKAATSVLENNPDITIVKTENMPRKREYTKVSNTENNNAKLMSGGAVSEVTQQQQQQQQQPKITDPLSLNNDNSKP, from the exons ATGCTTCAGCAACGAGGCAGTTCAGTAACGACACCACCCGCGATGTCATCGTCCAACATGTTTCCCCAACAGTATTGTCTACGATGGAAGTACCATCACAGCAACCTACAGATCATGTTCTTACAGCTGCTCGAGCGGCAGGCTTATTGCGACGTCACCCTGGCCTGCGAGGGCAAGACTCTCCGAGCGCACAAG ACGAGATTGTCGTCTCTGTTGAAAACCGCGGAGGATCTGCACATCAAGGGTCTGGCAGAGGTGAGCTGGCGTAACGATTCCACGCAGAACGAAATGAGCAACAGCGGTCACAGTCCCGGCGCGGCAACGCCAGGCGTCGAGACGGTCCTCAGGGAAGGAGACGCCGTCGAGCCGCCACCCCCAAAACAGAAACGCAGAGGTCGTCCGCCTCTGGACGATCCACCCTCGGTTCACGATGTGTTCACACCGAAAATCACCTGCATCACCGGAAAT GAGGAAATGATGAGCGAGGGCGGTGACCATGAAAGTTGGGACGACGAGATGATGATGAACGAGAATAACGAAACGCCACTGCCGGTG CTATCATACATGTCCAAAGACGAGAACATATCCGACCAGGAAAAGAAAG CGCCTACCACTCCCTCGAATTCCAACGCCACGAACCTATCGATCCCCGAGCAATTCCGAGACGTCGTGAAGATGAACGATTACCTGACGACAGGACGCCGCCAAGAGTTCTGGGAGGAGCCGTTCACGCGACGCGTTATGGATGCCATTAAGAGCAAAGAACTGGAAATGAAGACTGCCGCCGAGATACTTGGCGTGTCCTACGGAACCCTCTATGGCAGATATCGCGACAGTTATGGTTGCCTTAAACATCCGTATAG AGTAAGGGATTTCTGGTCCGAGCCAGGCCCAGCGGAGGTGTTGGCGAAATTACGAAGGAAAGAGATCACGTTGTTCCGCGCGGCCGAGTTCCTCAATGTGACCGTCCATACGTTGGCCACCTATCTGTCGACGCTTCAGGGTCCGGACAGAATCTCGTTGGCCGGTGATCTGAGCGTCGCGGCCAGCACGGTTGACGGTAACAACGAGGCAATGGAGAACAACGATTCGATGAACGACATCCTGCAGAAGATCAACGCGAACGTCGCTACGACCACAGGGACACCGACCACATCGACACCGATCAAAAGGGAGGGCGGTGGTTACATCGAGGTACCTACACCGGTACCAAAAGCTGCCACCTCTGTGCTGGAGAACAATCCTGACATAACGATCGTCAAGACGGAGAACATGCCTCGTAAACGGGAATACACGAAAGTCTCCAACACGGAGAACAACAACGCGAAGCTGATGAGCGGAGGCGCGGTTAGCGAGGTTacgcaacagcagcagcaacaacagcaacagccaaAGATCACCGATCCGTTGTCGTTAAACAACGACAACAGCAAACCCTAA